The stretch of DNA CGCGGACGGATTCCGGTCGCCGCGTGCTGCCCGCGAACGTTGCCATCCGCGTCCATCCCGGACTGATCGAACGTAAAGATATCCTGCAGCACGATGACGTCGCCGTCCATGCCCACCAGTTCCGTCACGTTGGTTATTTTGCGCGTCCCATCCCGCATGCGCGCCTGGTGCACAATCAGATGCACGGCGCTGCATATCTGCTCGCGAATGGAGCGCGCCGGCAGCGTTGTGCCGCTCATCAGGACCATCGTTTCGAGGCGGGCCAGGGTGTCACGCGGCGCATTGGCGTGAGCGGTACTGATGCTGCCGTCGTGGCCCGTATTCATGGCCTGCAGCATGTCAAGCGCTTCTCCGCCGCGGACCTCGCCGACCACGATGCGGTCAGGACGCATACGGAGGGAGTTTCGCACGAGCTGGCGAATCGTGATTTCGCCCTTGCCCTCTATGTTCGCGGGCCGGCTTTCGAGCGCCACAACGTGCTCCTGTTGCGGCTGCAGTTCGGCCGCGTCTTCAATGGTTACGATACGCTCATTTTCGGGGATGAACGACGTCAGCACGTTTAGTGTGGTCGTCTTGCCGGAGCCTGTGCCGCCGGAAACGATGATGTTGAGGCGGGCGCCTACGGCGGCCTGGAGGAAGCGTTCCATCGATTCGTTGTAGGTGCCCATCCTCACCAGATCCTGGCTGCTGAACGGCTTCCGCGAAAACTTCCGAATCGTGAGGACGGGCCCGTTCAGAGCAAGCGGAGGGATGATCGCATTGACGCGGGAGCCGTCCTTCAGACGGGCATCCACCATGGGGCTGCTCTCATCGATTCGCCTCCCGAGCGGCGCCACGATGCGCTCTATGATGCGGCGGACATGGTTATCGTCCTGGAAGCGAACGTCACTCTTCTCCAGACGCCCATAGCGCTCGATGTAAACGCTGTCGCTGCCGTTGACCATCACTTCAGAGACCGAAGGATCGTCAAGGAGCGGCTGGATGGGTCCATGCCCGCGCAGTTCGTAGAGCACTTCCTTGCGGAGCATCTCGACGACACGGGAGGGCAGCGCGAGGTGACGCTCATTGATCAGGCGGGCCGTGACGGCGGTGACGTGATGCATCAGCGCTTCGTCATCCATTGCCTGCAGGTGGCTTGATTCCACCTCGTCCATCAGGCGGGCGTGGACAGTGCTTTTCAACGACGAGATTTCCGTCGGTGTCAGGAAATCGCCCGACGGCTCCTCGGTGTGCGTGAGCCCGCCAAATTCCCGTTCTTCGTATAGGTCCGCCATATTCCCCCTCGCGATGGCCCCACCCGCTATGAGCGGCTAACCATCAGTTTGAGCCCGCCTAGAAATCCACGCGTTCGCGTTCGCTTCGCCGCTTCCGCTCCGGTCAGCTGAGTCGCTCGACCGCCGATCGGATTCACCAATGCCTCCCTGAGATTGCACACCGCGGCTCCCAACGGGGTGCCGGAGATGGTGTCGTGCGACGGATAGCCCGTATTGAGAAGCGCGACCACCTTGGGATCGTTGGGTATCTGCGCGAAAACCTCCTGGCCGAAGGTCTCCTCCACGTCTGTCAACTGGAATTTGTTCTGCGCGCTGACGCGGTTCACGATAAGCTTCAGGCGGTCGCTGGATACATAAGCGCCGTTCAGCGTGTCGAACAGCTGCTTGCTGTCCGCAATCGTCGTGTAGTCGAAGAGATTACAGACCAGCAGAACCGCATTCGCCAGGGAAAGGGCGTGCAATGTCGTTGCGTGCAGGTAAGGCGGCGTATCGAAGACCACGTATTTGTATTCGCGCTTCAGCACCTGGATCAGCCGGTCCAGACAGGCCGGGGTAATCGCATCCAGAGGAAGCGGGCTATCGGAACCGAACAGCACCCTAAGGCCCGACGAGTGGACCTGTGTGTAGCTGGCTAGGAGCGCGGAGTCAATATCGTCCACAATCGGCGACAATTCGGCCAGTGTGCGCTGCGGTTTCATGTTGAGCGCCGAGGCCACGTCGCCGAACTGCGTGTAGAGGTCGATCAGGATTGTCTTTTCCCGTGTGTCGCAGAGCGCGAGCGCCAGGTTGGTTGCGACCATCGTCTTTCCGACTCCGCCTTTGCCGCCCGTGACACAGTACACACTGGGGAGCTTGGTGGGGTCCAGCAGAGCCTTGAAGGCGTCTGACTGGTGCGACATGTGGATATCACTCAACCGTTTGAGCGAATCGTACAGTTCCGCGGAGTCCAGCGGCTTCCCGATGACGTCGCGCACGCCGTTCTGCATCGCCTCGCGCAATTGCGCGGGGCCCTGCCGTTCCGTCATGAGTATTGGCGCAACTTCGGGGGTGGCAATGTGCATCGCCAGCGCGGCGTCCAAGGCGCCCAGGATCGGAAGCGATTCGTCCAGGAGTACGAAATCGGGAGCCAGAAGGCATGCCATCTGCACGGCTTCCTGCCCGTCTCCGGCGAGGCCCGCGATGTCCATACCCAATTCGAACAGCGTGTGGCGCAAGCGTTCACGCGTCCGGGGGTCACGCTCCGCTATTACGATTCGCCGGCGTTCCAAAGGCAACTGCGCGACGGCACCGGCGCCCGCGTGCGGCGCGGACGGTTTTGTCTGTGTATCGAAATACATACTCGGATCGGCTCCCTGAACCTGCGAAGGACCCGATTTCACGGGGCCTTTGCGACAACGTGCCCTAGCCCTGCCTGTAAGCCAGGCCCGCTCGCTCGGCCAACGTCTTTGAGTTGCGCATCGGAATGGGCGTCCGCCCGGGGGCGGACAGGCCGGGCATCGCCGGCGGCTCGGTGGAGGATGGCTTCAGGGGCGCCACCACTGGCGGCAGGACCACGCTGTCCGCCTTCAGGTTCGCCAGCTCCGGTACGGGCGGCTTCGCAAGCGGCGCCAGGACTTCCGGCGTCACAAGGATCACCAACTGCGTCCGGACCCGCGACTTCGAGCGGAACTTGAACAAATCACCTAGCAACGGGAGGTCCGCGAGGATCGGAATCTTGCGAATCAGGTCTACGTCCTCGTCCTGCAGCAATCCGCCAATCACCAGGGTGTCGCCGGACTGTACGGTCACGTCCGACGCCGCCTTCCGCACGCGGAAGGCCGGGATACGGAAGCCCGCCAGGAACACCGCGTTCGTCTGGTCCAGTGTGCTCACTTCAGGTTCAACATGCATGCTCACGGCGCCGCCTTCCAGCGCGCGCGGAGTGACGTTGAGCTTCACGCCGTATTCCTTAAACTGCACGACGATGGTTCCGGCGCCGCCGGATCCCAATTGCGGGACGGGAACCGGGATCTCGCCGCCAACAACGATGCTTGCGTTGTGGTTATCCTGGACGAGCACGTCCGGAGCCGAAAGCGTCTTCGCGCGATTCCCCTGTTCCAGCGCCTGCAGCGTCGCGCCGATATTCGTCAATCTCTTCAACGGGCCGGCCTCGTCGAGGTTCACCCCCGGAGCGCGGTTCTCACCGAAAATGATCGGCTGCCCCACCCCCGTTGCGTTGCCATTGCTGTCATGGAGGAGGCTGCCCCAATCCAGGCCAATCTCGCGCAGCGCCAGTTGGTCTACCGCGATGATCCGGGCGTGCACCACGATCTGTTTGCCTGCTACGTTGTCCTTTACCAGATTCACGATCTGATAGCCCGACGCCAACTGCGAAATCACCTTCGCGACGGTGGCGGCGTTCTCGGAACTGGTGCTTCCCTCAATGACGAGGACCGCGGGGCCGGAAGCCCGGGCCGTAACGCCCATCGGCTTCAATGCGCCGGTCAGTGTGTCCGCCATCGACGACGCTGCCGAACGCGATACCGTCACCATCGAGGCCACATTGTTCGTGTAAGCCTTGGCGACAGCAATGGCCCTGGCCTCTGCCTCGGGCGTATCCACTTCTCCCCGAAGGACAACGGCGTTGCCACTGGACGTGGCCGATACTCCGGACCCGTCCAGAGCCCGGTTGATCTCACCCGCCACATCAACAACCGCAACCGGTGGTGCGACAACGGTCACGCTCACGCTTGCCGCGCCCTTCGCGTTGCGAACGTAGAGCAGGGTTTCGCCGGCGCCCTTGGCGTTCAGAAGCACTTCACCGCCGGAGAGGACCGCAATGTCCGCCACGGCGGGGTTTCCGATAGCCGCACGACTGATCGGTGGGAAGCGCAACAGGCGCGACTGGCCCGCCGTCAGCGACAGCGTACTGGATGCGGCGGGAGGCGGTGTAATGACCGGGCTCGCACCCGCGGCGGGTCGACCGCTGGAAAGCAGACAAAAAACTGAGATGCAGAGA from Armatimonadota bacterium encodes:
- a CDS encoding pilus assembly protein N-terminal domain-containing protein → MKPNSAILCISVFCLLSSGRPAAGASPVITPPPAASSTLSLTAGQSRLLRFPPISRAAIGNPAVADIAVLSGGEVLLNAKGAGETLLYVRNAKGAASVSVTVVAPPVAVVDVAGEINRALDGSGVSATSSGNAVVLRGEVDTPEAEARAIAVAKAYTNNVASMVTVSRSAASSMADTLTGALKPMGVTARASGPAVLVIEGSTSSENAATVAKVISQLASGYQIVNLVKDNVAGKQIVVHARIIAVDQLALREIGLDWGSLLHDSNGNATGVGQPIIFGENRAPGVNLDEAGPLKRLTNIGATLQALEQGNRAKTLSAPDVLVQDNHNASIVVGGEIPVPVPQLGSGGAGTIVVQFKEYGVKLNVTPRALEGGAVSMHVEPEVSTLDQTNAVFLAGFRIPAFRVRKAASDVTVQSGDTLVIGGLLQDEDVDLIRKIPILADLPLLGDLFKFRSKSRVRTQLVILVTPEVLAPLAKPPVPELANLKADSVVLPPVVAPLKPSSTEPPAMPGLSAPGRTPIPMRNSKTLAERAGLAYRQG
- a CDS encoding CpaF family protein; amino-acid sequence: MADLYEEREFGGLTHTEEPSGDFLTPTEISSLKSTVHARLMDEVESSHLQAMDDEALMHHVTAVTARLINERHLALPSRVVEMLRKEVLYELRGHGPIQPLLDDPSVSEVMVNGSDSVYIERYGRLEKSDVRFQDDNHVRRIIERIVAPLGRRIDESSPMVDARLKDGSRVNAIIPPLALNGPVLTIRKFSRKPFSSQDLVRMGTYNESMERFLQAAVGARLNIIVSGGTGSGKTTTLNVLTSFIPENERIVTIEDAAELQPQQEHVVALESRPANIEGKGEITIRQLVRNSLRMRPDRIVVGEVRGGEALDMLQAMNTGHDGSISTAHANAPRDTLARLETMVLMSGTTLPARSIREQICSAVHLIVHQARMRDGTRKITNVTELVGMDGDVIVLQDIFTFDQSGMDADGNVRGQHAATGIRPRCIDKIQVEGFSLPTGIFGS
- a CDS encoding AAA family ATPase, with protein sequence MYFDTQTKPSAPHAGAGAVAQLPLERRRIVIAERDPRTRERLRHTLFELGMDIAGLAGDGQEAVQMACLLAPDFVLLDESLPILGALDAALAMHIATPEVAPILMTERQGPAQLREAMQNGVRDVIGKPLDSAELYDSLKRLSDIHMSHQSDAFKALLDPTKLPSVYCVTGGKGGVGKTMVATNLALALCDTREKTILIDLYTQFGDVASALNMKPQRTLAELSPIVDDIDSALLASYTQVHSSGLRVLFGSDSPLPLDAITPACLDRLIQVLKREYKYVVFDTPPYLHATTLHALSLANAVLLVCNLFDYTTIADSKQLFDTLNGAYVSSDRLKLIVNRVSAQNKFQLTDVEETFGQEVFAQIPNDPKVVALLNTGYPSHDTISGTPLGAAVCNLREALVNPIGGRATQLTGAEAAKRTRTRGFLGGLKLMVSRS